Within Ischnura elegans chromosome 6, ioIscEleg1.1, whole genome shotgun sequence, the genomic segment CAGGGAGCTCGGAAATGCCTCTCCGCACGAGTGCTCCCCACCGAATTTGCTCTGACAAGCTCCGTTCTGCTCTGGCTGGAGCGGAGCAACAATGAATATTCACTCACTTCCCCTGCTGCTCCAGGTACTTGTATGAAATATGGTTTTGGATTTTAATTGCAGCAGATAATATTGCATATTTCTTAGATTGTGCTTTTTTCCTGATGCCTGAAAGCATGCATTACACTGTCATTATGTGGCTGAAGTTagcgatttttttctgtattcttaaaattattgtaaaaattgtttttaataatggtTATTTATTGATAAGTATGAGTAGCATTCTCTGAGGGTTTTTATATCCATAATGCAGATCGAATTTTGCATAATGCTATTGTTACAGCGGAAGAGCAGATTTTAATATCATAAGTATTTGGTTGCACTAATTTCATAGATGAGTATTTTGTGTTGATAAAAGGCAACTGTCAATGCTAGAATTCCTCTTATAAAAGCTTCTGTTAGCCTTACATTATTTCCTTCCCATTTTTGTCCTGGGTACTTTAGATAGGAAAACATTCCGATGGCcatttacatttcttttatcCACTTTATTGTAACGAGAAGGCCCTGGAGTGTCCTAGAAATTAAAATAGATGTCTTGGGCcatagaataaatttaaaaatgactatACTATGACATAATGCATGTCTCACTTTTCTCTTACCAATAAAATTAAACTCATTTAGAAAGTTCTAAATCAGTGGCATACATGATGATCAACGTAGCCAGAGTTTAAAAGTTACTATCAAAATGACCCTATAAAACTTCAATTATTGATCATGACataaatgaaaatgtatgaaggaatttgcatttttgtgaaaaaattatttgggtgGTGAGTGGTTAGGGTTCAGAAAGGGAATACCAACCTGAGATGCCTAAACAGGAATGGATTCCCAAGCTGAGGGGAGCCTAGTTCATAGAGAACCTAGTTCATACAGAACCAGTACCACTAAATATAAATGCGTATATTTTCTATACCTTTATAAAGTGGGCTATTCCTCTTACTGATTTATCTCTATTCAGAAAAGGAGGGTGGAAACCATATCTTATCTCGCCCAACTCTCTTGGGTTGTAGTGAGCTGGACCAGGTTCCAGAGCATCCtggagataaaattttatttgtgttgttATCAATTTTGGTAAGTTTCCTACACTAAATAATGGCTGGAAATGTAGCTAGATAATTTTCAGTTTTAGTCCCTTACTCTGGAGACACAGGAAATGTTGTCAATAAGATGTCgttgagtatatttttcttcactCCTACTCTTCTCCAGTCTTTGTAGAATCTGAAGATCCGAGAGAGGGATCCATTTACCGACAAAATATTTGGAGGGGTGATTTAAGCGATTCATTTCAGATGGCAGCTCGTAAAACATTGTTGCGGAGCCTTTAAATTTTGGTGCAGCCCAGTGACCTATCAAATAATGTTTTTGTTGAGCCTTAGGAAACTGcatacttttatttataaatttaaccaTGGATTAATTACTTCACTTCAACTCAGTATTTGTTATCtgaattgaaaatgaagtagCCCAATTTGTATTAGCTCACTATTCTGTTGATTTGCGAACATGTTATTCTCCGTAAGCATCTTAGGTAGTAAATACCTATTATATGACAAAATGCTTACTATGGACAAAGTTTTATTAGACTGCTGCAGGTGTGGGAGTAACTTCACCTTTTACATTTGATTCTATTGAGTTATTACACCAAAGGAATTAAGGTGATACAGGTACCCTCCTATTTTCTCCCAGTTGaatgttgaatatttataaaaaacaaaagatattagctGCGAGAGGTGCATTTCGGTAAACAcaaatttatgattaaattgtcACCCTGTACAAATTAGCACAGCACATAATACTTGTCCTAGTCTCTTGAAATTATTCTGTTAGATAATTCATTTCAGCAATTCAGTTAAAGTTGAATATTTTCTCTGACCAGTCAATGTAGTGTTGTCTCGTTCTCCAGTGAAGAGTTGATAAGGTCCCTTTTCGGTGATCCTCCTGTCCAACAATGCTTGAATCGACCCTCGATCTTTGACCTCGTATTGGGCTGGGGTCATTTTCCAGCCAGGAGCAATTTCATATTCAGGATATCGGTTCAGTTTGGTGGAACGCATGTCCACTGGAAACTTGCGATTTCTGGACCAATCTTCAAACCTTTGAGAGGCAATGTGTCCTTTCCCATAAAAACCTGCAAAGAAGCATGACATCTGGTGATAATGTGCCAAAATCCGAGTGTGAAATAGCTTTGGTGGTATAAAGTGATCAGGCTCTTTCTTTGTATCTAAATTGTTTCTATGTAAATGCTCTTTCCAGGCACATTTTccctggagggggggggggggggttggttaAGTAAGAATAACATTCTCtgaggattgtgcgaaaaattcgtCTAGAGCGAACGCCTCTTCGTGTTCTAAGTTCGGACTTTGCTGTGtggctgtgcgcacgatttggactgctagtcgcataatatgctcagcagtccataccaccttgttcggtatagtccacaaatttcctcaGGGGAAAATGATACCTTAGTGGCTTAACTGGGTAAAGTACTCGGCTAGAAATCgagggacccgggttcgaatcccggtcaaggtgaatgatttttttctctgtggatttttcacacaatttgtgcattgcgggtgactcctgaaaagttatcaccgtggctagtcccggtgtacttaaattcTCTGAGGATTTTCATGTCCATAATGCAGACCTAATCTTGGGTATTTACCAGCGTGGGTATATGTGTAATGCTTTAGTGACAGCAGAAGAACAGATCTTAATATCAAAAGTACATATTTGGTTGCTCTAAGTTCAAgggtgagttttttttaatgacaaaaggTAACTGTCAATACTAGAATTCCTCATAAAATAAGGTTctcttagttttaaattattttctaaaggAATTAAAAGGCTTCATCACCATCTAATGTTTTTCCCTTGTGGCCTTAGCTCCTGCAATACATCTCATGAATAGATCACTAACCCAGTTGCTCATACCCTCCTTTTTTTGACTAGTGGCATTCAATAATGCCTGTCATTGAATCACATTGGAGATAATAAAACCATGATTCTATCTCCTTTTCAACAGGAGAACCTTTAGTGATAAGTGCTTTGAAAGATTCAGGGTATGAAACTGGGGTATGAAAACCATGGAGAATAATGTCAGCTTTATCTTTGTGGGGAAGAGTGGATTGCACACAGATGATGATGCTGTCTGCCAGGCCTTTGGGCAGGTAAAATGAATGCGGACTGTCCCTTTGATATAAGCCAAAGATGGCTAATAATTTCAGTATAATGCAGATGACGTTTTTAGCTCTTTAATGAGATGTGTATCTCCAAACTTTCCGATGTTagggccacattatatatttcccacataAATGTGGgctgaatgaatttttaaaaaatcagttccAGTAATTTAATCTCCTCAATAATTAGAGTgcaaacatggaaaaattaagaaaaaatatcccgttggaaaaaatcagggtaaactaaataGGTTCtaccctacaaacacagaaagtatTAAACCTGTATTAAactcgtattttgaaatccatagatttaatctctttcaaaggggttgctatgtcctctttttctcatattatatctagatttaatccaGAAATAATCTAGTGCCACGCAAAAGATTTTTAAGGGATTAAATACggatttcagtatctagattttctAGGGGTGCACTACAGTATTGCTTTTCATTTAACTTCGAGAAAACTTAGCACTTAGtttaggattaatgaaatatattgaggcAGCTTCCCCCAAAGGAAGAACCTCTTATCACCATCATAAGATCTACGTGTCCTTGTAAGaacttcggaaacagatttaatacgtatttaaaaaggatttggaaatctagatttgatgtattatgaaatctccctaaaatacagatttgatcctttttgtgtttgtagggtagcctttatttttatgcaactaaattagtgtgacgaatgaCACCgtagttttgacataaaaatttcattaaaatcagcttccagattagatgagccaattgtaaAATTTGTTTGGCGGGTCAGATGAAATTATGTGTTGGGCTGGAAGTAGCCCATGGGCCATACGTTTGAGACCCCTAAACTAGGGAATGAGTTTTTTAGGTAAGGGCCTGCGATTGTTTATGACCAGTCAAagttcattattttctttcgtagGTATTTTATAGTGAATACATAAGCTCCAATATAAATAAGAAGTTACCTGGTCCTGGAGTCATGGAGTAGTCTTTCGGTAGATTTTTGGAAGTTATTAATGCTCCTTGACTGTTCCCAATCCTAGCAGGCCTATCGGTATTAGGAATTTTTCTGCTTGGTCTTTTAGATGTTGCATCAGGCTTCATAAATTTAAGATGTAGTTGAGTTAAGAGGCAAATTATGTAGTGCACTATTGATTTCATTTAGCGGAAGTTAAGGAAATTTGTGACCTACTGTCAAACTCAGTAAGTTCAGCTGCAATCTCAACTTCATTTCTTCCTTCACCTCTGATTTAATCCATTTTGAAcctggaatttttttcttactccaGTCATTCAGTTTCTGATTTTCTCCTGGAGCTATCTTAGTGtactggaaaaaattgagcatataattttgataatttatattgCTTTCTCCTGAAGGGAAGATGGAGATTTAAAGGTAAATATAGGGAATAATCAGAGATCATTAGTGATAGCTGAAAACCTGATTTATACATGTTCAGTACTTATTATACTTCTGATCAGTCATCACTGCACTGACGTAACTAGGTACATAcatgctttggggagggggggggggggggggggggggatggaggaGTCTGGGGGAGTGATACCCCCTGgcaatgggaaaatttttgaaaactgaaatgcctggaaatacatttctcatcattttggcacttttaatttgggtttcactcgtaattccaTGGGAAATAATCACAgcagggaaaacattagtataCAATAatattctctgaggctttgggggggatctatcccctcatccccccatagttatgccattGCATCACTGTGATATGACTATTTACAAATGAGGTTATGCCACAAGATGGTTCTTCTCTTCATGTATGCAGTGACAAGCTTATGTTGAGTTGTATTGATCACAGATAAAACTAAAATCCTGTTCATAATGACAAAGATACATTTTCATGCCCTTATTGGTGGAAATTAGCTCTCAGGGGAAAATGAACCACTGAGAGTAAAGAGGAAACCATTGAGGAAAGTAAACTGTTATTAACAAAATTTTTCGGAGCCAAATGTGTTCATTCCCGTTGTGATATAGAGATTGAAAaatgattggaaaaatatttttgcatttaatgatCCATCTCTGCTTA encodes:
- the LOC124160875 gene encoding lymphocyte expansion molecule-like — encoded protein: MLKRSENFAFGSSCKRFNNKGLHPNLGLTNEYTKIAPGENQKLNDWSKKKIPGSKWIKSEVKEEMKLRLQLNLLSLTPDATSKRPSRKIPNTDRPARIGNSQGALITSKNLPKDYSMTPGPGFYGKGHIASQRFEDWSRNRKFPVDMRSTKLNRYPEYEIAPGWKMTPAQYEVKDRGSIQALLDRRITEKGPYQLFTGERDNTTLTGHWAAPKFKGSATMFYELPSEMNRLNHPSKYFVGKWIPLSDLQILQRLEKSRSEEKYTQRHLIDNISCVSRDALEPGPAHYNPRELGEIRYGFHPPFLNRDKSVRGIAHFIKDTPGPSRYNKVDKRNVNGHRNVFLSKVPRTKMGRK